The window agggcctagaaaaatttcggcatgacctccctgtaaataggacatcccgaaaaactCAACCAgcaatttatatcaaaatatattccaactagagtcattaaaacaaaaccaaagtcaacaacctgaagccgcactggccaggactaaacagaatttaaaactaatcaaatactcaccagatcataCGAACCACAAAATCGACTCAGAACATCATgaaaacaaccaaatatcattacaaatacacggggcatctccccggcataaactacaatacaagaCTAAAACAAACCCcagacatacatatagactaactgggagaCTCTACTaaacagaaccaagcaatccaacctcaatctcGAGTAACGCCCACTCACAATGGAGAGAGGTGTTAAACAAATCATGACTAATAGATTTCATTTGATTAGTTAGATAACTAAAGACTTAGACAAATCTAAACCAATTCAACAATCATTCCCTAAAACCGACAAGGTCAACATCGGTTTAATAAGAAAACACTTCTTCGAAATTGTTATGTAGTGTGCTAATACCAAGTAACTCCCTTAGTTTCTGAAATGCAGGCAGTTTGAAGGACTTGGTAGATATGACAGCTACTTGGTTTTGACTTCTGCAATAGATGAGATCGATTGTTTCATTCTTTGTGAGGTCTCTTAAAAAAAAGCATTTCACATCAATGTGTTTGCTTTTTCCATGTAAGACTGGAATTTTTGACAGTTTTATAACTAAACTATTATCACAATAAATTGTAATAGGATcgtgattttaaatttaatctcTTCTAGAATTTTTCTCAACCAAATAGATTGACATGCACATGAAGTTGATGCAACAAATTCAGCTTCAGTAGTTGATAAAGTTACAATTGGTTGCCTCTTCGACGTCAATGGAACAACCACTAAATCTCAGAAAAAATCATATCCTGAAGTTCTTTTTCTATCATCTCGATCTCCTACATAATCATCATCGCAAAAAGGCATAAAATCTGATTGTTCTCCTTTCTTATAGTAGATACCAAGTTCTAACATTCGTTGCATGTATATTAAAGTTCGCTTGGCAGTTAAAGATGCATTTAAGTAGGATTCTCCATATATATGCTTATGAGActaaaaaaaacacataatatgTGGTCTTGTTGTTGTCATGAATATTGTGCTGCTATGGCAATTACCAATCTGCTTGTATTATGTCTTGCAACTTGAGCAAATATTTCTTTATAGTcaacttcaaactcttgtttgTAACATTTTGCTAACAATTGTACCTTGAATTTGTAGACTTTTCTATTTTATTACAATTTACTCTTATACATCCACTTCACACCTATTGTTTTTTGACCTTTTGGAAGCTCGGTCAGTTatcaagttttattttttcaatgaatGTGATTTCAGCTTCCATTGCCTATCGCTATTTTGATTCTTTAACGGCATCTTCGAAAGCTACTGGGTCACAATatgaaaatagaacaaaatgaTTAAAGGGCTCTTCAATTTGGTCAAGACAAGTTACCTCATAATCTGTCATCCACGTCGGTCTTCTTCTAAATCTTTGagaattttgttcattttttgtCTTATTGACTAAAATGTATTGATTGATTGTTGATTGTTGCTCGTTCTCTGTCGATTGTGCATTCTCCAAAAGATATTGTATTTCTTCTCCATTTTCTCCATCAAAATCAGCTTGAATTTGTTGTCTAGCAGTATTGTCATCATCGAAAAACTAATGAACATCGTGAATATTTTTGGCATTGGGATAGCTGACTCTTCCGATTCTCATGTTAGTATCTATTTGATTCAACTTTGAACAAGAGTCTTTTTCCGCGCATATATTTTATCTTGCGGACTATGAGGTTGTGTTTTGTTAACTCAAATCAATCATTCCAAAAATTTTACTAGGTCTTCATGCACATCCTCTAAACATCTAGTCGATCCTAACATATGAGATTGAATAGATGTAGATAGTCATAAACTGAAAAACGAAAGCTAGATAAATTTACCGTTCATTGCTGCAATTGCAATTATTAAATAACAAAAGGACACTTGGTTTTTGcatgttgaattaatttaatataactCGACATAGtatattgataaaataatgaattcTTTCAAAAACACTACTTAAGAATTGAAATCCAATCATTATAGAAGATTAAAGAGTATGGGCATTAACTCAGATTATAAcagtttttttaatattttaatttaaattatttatattacatttaatttattaatttattcaattttttgttaaagttaattaaagaattgttTTTGAGGTAGATTTGTAATATATCAACTTCTGTCGGAAGATATCCGTATTTGTTATTAAAACTTGACATGTACACttacaataatattttgtttaaagatATTCAATTGTTATAAATTATTGTGAAAAAATCGATAAGTTAGATTAgacaaaaaaatcattattttcatatataatatattagaaGCTCATGAGATGCATAAAATATATCACCGATTTCATTTACGACAAAGAAAATATACAATTGATGCTAAaaataatgagaaaatatttgtattcaCTGAAAACTTAAGagaaaattacaaataataaacaaaatgataaattaatacGTGAAAACATATAAACTTCATATATGTGATTAATacgaatttatatataaaaaaatataacttttatttttatttatcatataaCTAATTTTATCTCAAATAAAATCGCTTCCGTTACACGTACAATTTTCTAGTATATTAATGTCCAAAAATCCACTGATATAATGGTATTATCAAGTTTACTTTGTTTGAGGACAAACAATAGATTAATGAATTGTTTAGTATAATATTACATTATAGTTACGTTATATAGAAGAAAGCTATAACATGAACTTTACAAATTAAACCATGACCAAactaaatcatttataaaatcCAAACATCACAACTTGatttattgcttaaaaaataACCCAAATGACCTTTTGCTTTCTTCCCACACACAAAAAGTACTGTAGTGATAACATATATGTTTTTGCACTTAATTGCACTAGTTTTCAAGACTTTTTCAAGCCCAACATAATGAGAACAATTCCCAGATAATCAAATCTGTATGCAGATTTGAAGAGCTGCAACTTATGATTGTTCCAAGGGGGATACCGGAACCAAAAATCCACAAGATAGCCACGTCTTACAACTGCCTTCTCGTATGAGAACTCATCGAACGAGAATTTCCCGTGATATCTACCAAAACCACTTTCCCCAACTCCTCCGAATGGAAGAGAGTCCGCCGCATACTGCATCCAAAAAACAACTAATTACGTTAGAAAGGATTACTATTTGATATATAGGTGAATTTTAGTGAGTCGATGTTTTTCCAGATATCTGGACCGGTATTTGGAAGTAGAGCGTCAAATATTGTTGAgagttgattttttatttttatgttttttgtcGTCGTCGAGTATATATACTTTGTGTTTTCTAgagaataatttaaatttgtggATTTTAACACTCTCGGTTTTCCGAGACTTGGTGCTCCTAGGTTCTTTTATGAATCATAGTTATCATGAACTTACTTGAACTATCGCATCATTAAAAACCACACTTCCTGAGGATGTCTCTAAAGATAACCTCTTCTTTAGGCCTTCATTATTAGTGAATGCGTATATTACAAGCGGCTTAGGCTTCGATTTGAGGAACATAATACTATCTTCAATATTTTCCAACTGCACAAAACAAATTCATTCTGCATTGTAATATATGCAATTTATGAGTAGAAACACTGGTTTTTTCAGAAGAAAATTGTCATATTTTTCCTCACAGTGATTATAGGAAGGACTGGACCAAAGATTTCTTCAGTCATGACTCCAGTTTCTAATGGTGGATCGACCAATATAGTTGCTTCGATGAACCTGCATATTGCATCGTGTTACGTCCTCTGATACTCAGTTTAATTCATGTACTTGCAAAGATGAATGAATTACAGGTTGTCTTCGTCTAACGAACCGCCATAGACAATAGAAGCCTTGGTTGAGGGCTCATTTAAGAGATTCTTGAGTCGCGTAAAGTGATATTTGTTTATGATCCTCGCGATGCTGTTGGTTTCTTTTGGATTTACTCCGAACATACTCAGTGTAGCAGCCTTCAGTAATTCTACCTGAAAGATATTTGCCCCTAATGAGGCAGTTCTTTTGACAGAAAATAATCAAGTAAGTGTTAACTAAACTGGAGAAATGTTGAAGTGATACCAGAGTGGATACAAATTTCTTTTCCACGAGAATGTAATCAATGCTTATGCAAGCTTGTCCAGCACAAATCCCGAATTTCGCAGCAAGGATACGTTTTATCGCAATCTAAGAACATCATTACATCACAAGAAACTTTCTATTTCAGGAACCAACTTTTGCACAAAAGACAATGAATCCGACATGTTGAAATAGAGCATAAGATAGACCAAGATATGCACGATTACCGTTTTATCCCAAGAACTTGAAAGAGAATCAACAACTGCAGGGCATTTTCCTCCTAACTCTATAGTAACAGGAGTGAGATTCTTTGCTGCAGCGGTCATGACTATACGTGCTACTGGTGCACTTCCTATTTGAGCAACAGAACAAAAGTACATGAAACAAAAGTTTTTCAAACAAATTCGAGTAACTCTCCCACTGCCATTCTGAGAAACATAAGATCTCAGAAGCATACATCTCCCCCCTTTCTCTCAAGTTTTTTCATCGACTCGCTCACAACCATACCATGGAAAAGGATGATGTAAAAGTTCTTAATAACAATGTTGATTTACGGTGGCTTGACTGGGAAAGTTGCTTCCTCCATGAATCTTAAAGTTTCCTGCAGACTACGTATTTTCAATCGACATATATAcgaacaaaaatataattttatcacCAAATTTTAGCTTTGCACCCCCTAATTAAGCACAACATCTGGCTCTATTGCTACACGAAGTGTATACCTGTGAAGAAAATCTTGTCCCATTTAAGTTGTAATAGCTGCTCACCAACTGAAACACCACCTTGAATGACTTTTATAGCTTTAGGATCCAAGTAAGTGTGAATCAAGTTGGCTAAAACCGAGGCGGATGCAGGAGCAAGCTCCGACGGCTTCAAAACAACTGCGTTCCCCGCACAAATTGCTCCGATCAATGGTTCCAAAGACACTCCTGCAATAACACAAAATAAACACAAACACATTCAGTGAATTCAAAAACATTCATTTCCGACGGATACAGAGAAGGGTGGTTCCGGGGAAGAATTGGCAAGAAAATAGCCCTTTTACTGAAGAAACATGAATCTGTACCAAATGGGAAATTCCAAGATGATATGATGAGAACAACTCCAAGGGGCTCAGGGACTAAGACAGCACTAGATGGGAATGCAGCAAGCGGCAAATCAGCCTGTGGTACCATAGAAGAAAAAGATGGATTTTGAATTGGATTCAAGAAAAATGGGTCAAATTTTGGagaattaaaagaaaaggaaggcGACCTTTCTGCCTGACATCCATTTCTTCAACCCATTCAACGCAtaattcaaagactttatcaaAGGTCCAATCTGCAAACGACAGTTTgcttcaatcaaatcaaacattaaTTAAGGTTGAAAACTATTCCCAGTATCCATGAACTGAAACAAACCTCATCTCTATAAGATTCGATTGGATGCTTCCCTAAATCTTGTTTCAGAGCTTGAGATATATCATTCTCTTTCTCTTCCAGCAGAGATATCAAATTCTTGAGCTGCAACCTCCTCCAAGATTCTTCCTTGGTCCTCCCAGAGTCAAATGCTTCCCTCAACTGAGTCACCTCCACTTGCAAATCTTTGGTGCATGAATCCATCGTAGTTTCCAGAAAGTGGGTGGGTTTATTTGTTTACTTTGTAGCAACAAGTAGCTCCGTGCCAGCTTCATTAAATCATGGATCAGTGCCCTGCCATCAAACGTTTCCCTTGATTGGAACGTGCAGGCGAACATGCATTGCACGAGTTCTTGTTGGGGTGGCCAACGGAACAGAACAGAACGGAACGGAACAGATAGATTTCGCATTAAAAACCAATTCACCGCATTTAATAGGAATCCCCACAGCTTGTTGTACTGTTATTGTTATGAACATGTGAAATTCAGCGGTGCATATTACCTGCGCTTGGCAGTCCAACGTAAAAGGAGTTATCTATCTATGAGTTTTAATTTAATCCTCCGATTTCGAATTCTACTTTGCTAACCGGATATTTTAGTGAATTCGATTCTAATTTAGTGGGgctatttttattattgatttgaATGAATCTTattcctttgattttcattaatatttgtgtttaaGCTAACCTAATAATTGATACTATCATATTCTAATTTTCGTCAATCCCTCGTTTTCTTACGCATCATCATATTCTAATTTtcgatattttaattataaatgtGATTTTATACACATATCATATATCACTATCGTCTTATTCATTAAATCATCATCCATGTCAATTTataaatttcttattttctaaattttagcAGCCGCAAGAtggtttatattatatttttgttgcaTTACTTGTCACCAGTTAACTGTACAACATCATCTCATGCATAgatcataatattaaattactTCCTTACATTATTCTATCTATTTTTATCGAAATATTggagcatttattattattattattattattattattattattattattatcttctCTTGCTATAGTATTTATCTTTTTATGTAGTGTTTTCTTGGTCAGACGGTCGGtgagttttttttatctttggaaTTATTCAATGACGAATTGAGaatattaaaacaatttaattctaaatatgtttctttaaattaaaatgtaaatttaatatgatgtttcttttaaatttaatctgatttttttaaatctttttaacATGATGTTTTCTCATTAATGTATTATTATGTACATATATTTCCTATACTAGTTTTAGTAATAAAGTTTAGGCGAGAAAATGAtaacttgtatttttattaaattttttaagtttatatAGATATACT of the Primulina huaijiensis isolate GDHJ02 chromosome 1, ASM1229523v2, whole genome shotgun sequence genome contains:
- the LOC140991154 gene encoding aldehyde dehydrogenase family 3 member F1-like, with protein sequence MRNLSVPFRSVLFRWPPQQELVQCMFACTFQSRETFDGRALIHDLMKLARSYLLLQNLQVEVTQLREAFDSGRTKEESWRRLQLKNLISLLEEKENDISQALKQDLGKHPIESYRDEIGPLIKSLNYALNGLKKWMSGRKADLPLAAFPSSAVLVPEPLGVVLIISSWNFPFGVSLEPLIGAICAGNAVVLKPSELAPASASVLANLIHTYLDPKAIKVIQGGVSVGEQLLQLKWDKIFFTGSAPVARIVMTAAAKNLTPVTIELGGKCPAVVDSLSSSWDKTIAIKRILAAKFGICAGQACISIDYILVEKKFVSTLVELLKAATLSMFGVNPKETNSIARIINKYHFTRLKNLLNEPSTKASIVYGGSLDEDNLFIEATILVDPPLETGVMTEEIFGPVLPIITLENIEDSIMFLKSKPKPLVIYAFTNNEGLKKRLSLETSSGSVVFNDAIVQYAADSLPFGGVGESGFGRYHGKFSFDEFSYEKAVVRRGYLVDFWFRYPPWNNHKLQLFKSAYRFDYLGIVLIMLGLKKS